In Fusobacterium sp., the following are encoded in one genomic region:
- a CDS encoding ABC transporter ATP-binding protein produces MLKEIFALSDQGEKDSKKGIVSSAAANISLILPAGLLLLTIKDLMKYIEKNGSYKINLLVYMGYSILFLIIIFVTHRIQYDRTYFSAYSESADRRVALAEKLRKLPLSFFGKKDLSELTITIMGDCTELEHTFSHSVPQLFGSLISITLIGIGLFTVNWKMALSALFVFPIAILITTGSKFIQDRMGQKKIEAKLEASDKVQEYLENIREIKSYNMENKYLEDLDTGFFKIIKASLLSELTTGTLIVSAQGILRLGFAVVTLVGIKLFLKGEIDFLIYLMYLFTISRLYDPLSVVLIQIGDIFNSLLTIKRMKEMNEQKIQEGTKEFFVDNYDIVFDKVEFAYNSGEKVLNGISFTAEQGKITVLAGESGGGKSTAVKLAARFWDVTKGKITLGGIDISTVDPEALLEKFSIVFQDVVLFNDTILENIRIGKRNAADEEVYNAAKAAQCDEFIKRFPQGYNTVIGENGLTLSGGERQRLSIARALLKDAPLILLDEATASLDVENETLIQSALGRLIKDKTVLLIAHRMRTVASADKIIILKDGKILEQNTPENLLKKKGAYYKMVELQNQNLNWKVKE; encoded by the coding sequence ATGCTTAAAGAAATATTTGCCCTCAGCGATCAAGGAGAAAAGGATTCAAAAAAAGGAATAGTAAGCAGTGCAGCAGCAAATATAAGTCTGATACTTCCAGCAGGATTACTGCTTTTAACAATAAAGGATTTAATGAAATATATAGAAAAAAATGGTTCTTATAAAATAAACCTTTTAGTTTATATGGGGTATTCAATATTATTTTTAATTATTATATTTGTTACACACAGAATTCAATATGATAGGACATATTTTTCAGCATATTCAGAGAGTGCTGATAGAAGGGTAGCATTAGCTGAAAAACTTCGTAAACTTCCTCTGTCATTTTTTGGAAAGAAAGATCTTTCTGAATTAACAATTACAATTATGGGAGACTGTACAGAGCTTGAGCATACATTTTCACACTCTGTTCCACAGCTTTTTGGAAGCTTAATTTCAATAACTTTAATAGGAATCGGATTATTTACTGTTAATTGGAAAATGGCATTAAGTGCACTTTTTGTTTTTCCAATAGCTATATTAATAACAACAGGAAGTAAATTTATACAGGACAGAATGGGGCAGAAAAAGATAGAAGCTAAGCTGGAAGCTTCAGATAAAGTACAGGAATACCTTGAAAATATCAGGGAAATAAAATCATATAATATGGAAAATAAATATTTAGAGGATTTAGATACAGGTTTTTTTAAAATTATAAAGGCATCATTATTATCTGAACTAACAACTGGAACTTTGATAGTTTCTGCTCAGGGAATATTGAGATTAGGATTTGCAGTAGTAACACTTGTAGGAATAAAATTATTTTTAAAAGGTGAGATAGATTTTTTAATATATTTGATGTATCTTTTTACAATATCAAGGCTGTATGATCCCTTATCTGTAGTCTTGATTCAAATTGGAGATATATTTAATTCTTTGCTGACTATAAAGAGAATGAAGGAAATGAATGAACAGAAAATACAGGAAGGAACAAAGGAATTTTTTGTTGATAACTATGATATTGTATTTGATAAAGTAGAATTTGCATATAACAGTGGAGAAAAAGTACTAAATGGAATTTCCTTTACAGCAGAACAGGGAAAAATAACTGTATTAGCTGGAGAATCAGGTGGAGGAAAAAGTACAGCAGTTAAACTGGCAGCCAGATTCTGGGATGTGACAAAGGGAAAAATAACTTTAGGTGGTATTGATATAAGCACTGTAGACCCAGAAGCACTTCTTGAAAAATTTTCTATAGTTTTTCAGGATGTAGTATTATTTAATGATACTATACTTGAGAATATAAGAATAGGGAAAAGAAATGCTGCAGATGAAGAAGTTTATAATGCAGCTAAAGCAGCACAATGTGATGAGTTTATAAAAAGATTTCCACAGGGGTATAATACTGTAATAGGAGAAAATGGTTTGACACTTTCTGGAGGAGAAAGACAAAGATTATCAATAGCAAGAGCTTTATTAAAAGATGCACCTCTCATTTTATTAGATGAAGCAACTGCTTCTTTAGATGTAGAAAATGAAACTTTGATACAGTCTGCTCTAGGCAGATTAATAAAGGATAAAACTGTATTGCTTATAGCACATCGTATGAGAACAGTAGCATCAGCAGACAAGATAATAATATTAAAAGATGGAAAAATATTAGAACAGAATACTCCAGAAAACTTATTAAAGAAAAAAGGAGCATACTATAAAATGGTTGAACTACAAAATCAAAATTTAAACTGGAAAGTAAAGGAATAA
- a CDS encoding transporter substrate-binding domain-containing protein: MKKVLALLTVLMVVIFAGCGKEKEAKTAEKVYVIGTNAEYPPFEYLENDKIVGLDPDIMEEFSKRIGFQYKWMNMNFDGLISALQTRKVDIVIAGMSVSEERKKFINFSTPYISPAMCYIALKTSSMTALEDLENKRFGIELGTTEEDIVKKVPGAVIVPFSGHTAALFALKAGKIDSMLLDATVAKKYLENNPDLKTVVTVEGENKAMAFNIEDVELKDKFDKVLKEMMADGTIDKLKAKHGI; this comes from the coding sequence ATGAAAAAGGTTTTAGCTTTATTAACTGTGCTGATGGTTGTAATATTTGCAGGATGCGGAAAAGAAAAAGAGGCAAAAACTGCAGAAAAAGTTTATGTGATTGGAACAAATGCAGAGTATCCACCATTTGAATATCTGGAAAATGATAAGATAGTTGGCTTAGACCCAGATATTATGGAAGAATTTTCTAAAAGAATAGGATTTCAGTATAAATGGATGAATATGAATTTTGATGGATTGATTTCAGCACTGCAAACGAGAAAGGTAGATATTGTAATAGCAGGTATGAGTGTAAGCGAAGAAAGAAAAAAATTTATTAATTTTTCTACTCCATATATTTCACCAGCTATGTGCTATATAGCTTTAAAAACTAGTTCAATGACTGCTTTGGAAGATTTAGAAAATAAGAGATTTGGAATAGAACTGGGAACTACAGAAGAAGATATAGTGAAAAAAGTTCCAGGGGCGGTAATAGTACCATTTTCAGGGCATACAGCAGCTTTATTTGCTTTAAAAGCTGGGAAAATAGATTCTATGCTGTTAGATGCAACTGTAGCTAAAAAATATCTTGAAAATAATCCAGACTTAAAAACTGTAGTGACAGTAGAAGGGGAGAATAAAGCCATGGCATTTAATATAGAGGATGTAGAATTGAAAGATAAATTTGATAAAGTATTAAAAGAGATGATGGCAGATGGGACTATAGATAAATTAAAAGCAAAGCATGGTATTTAA